In one window of Syntrophorhabdaceae bacterium DNA:
- a CDS encoding 2-oxoacid:acceptor oxidoreductase family protein: MNYQIVCAGIGGRGVLLASTVLIETAIHSGYHALASDEYGMSQRGGSVVSLIKIGEFKSPLVGRESADILLAFEESEFYRNLPFLKKGGLGVVNSRNSALPEAILGLLTEREIGHFLIDADGIATDAGTIQASNMALLGFFSHLSVGPYTYGNVRDTIETRTKGKFVAKNLAVFDAGYNHAKDSSI; the protein is encoded by the coding sequence ATGAACTATCAGATTGTCTGCGCGGGAATAGGCGGCAGGGGCGTGCTCCTCGCATCCACCGTCCTTATAGAGACTGCTATTCATTCGGGCTACCATGCGCTCGCCTCCGACGAGTACGGCATGAGCCAGAGGGGCGGATCCGTAGTATCCCTCATTAAAATCGGCGAATTCAAAAGTCCCCTGGTGGGCCGTGAAAGCGCCGACATCCTGCTGGCCTTTGAAGAGAGCGAATTTTACAGGAACCTTCCTTTCCTGAAAAAGGGAGGTCTCGGGGTCGTCAATTCCCGAAACAGCGCGCTCCCCGAGGCAATTCTCGGCCTCCTCACGGAAAGAGAGATAGGTCATTTTCTCATCGATGCGGACGGTATCGCGACGGATGCCGGGACGATTCAGGCCTCGAACATGGCCCTTCTCGGCTTTTTCTCCCATCTTTCCGTCGGCCCTTATACTTACGGCAATGTGAGAGATACCATCGAAACGAGGACGAAGGGTAAATTTGTGGCCAAGAACCTCGCCGTATTTGACGCAGGATATAATCACGCGAAGGACTCGTCCATATAG